One Exiguobacterium sp. BMC-KP genomic window, TTTGATGACATACGACGGATTCACGCTATTTTGACGGGTGTACGATTGAATATGCGATACAAGTCCCCGCTCTAACGCATGATCCTTCGTAAAGTTTGTTCCATACAAAAGAGATACCTGCTCAATCAATCGTTTGACACGCAGTCGAGTGACGAGTTCTTCTGTATCTCCCTCATCTGATTGAAAGAACGTTCGTAACTCTTCCGATAACCATTGGCGTTCAGCAATTGATAACGGATCAGGCAATCGCTGTTCGACCCGTTCTACCCAATTGAGAATCTCGACCGGATAAGCCTTCAATTCGTAAGTCATCGGAAATTGATCTTTCCGCAACGCTTGTAAGGCCAGGCTGAGTGTCGCGCGCATGATTTGCCGGTCATTCAATCGTCCCTCTTTTGTCAACGGTGCAATGACTGCGTAAGCTTGATTGATCATCTCGAGCCATGAAGTTCGGTTCATTCGTAACAAGTGAGGTAACTGACCAGCGTCTCCCTGCAACAACCGATAGAAAGCGAGGACATCCCATTGTGTAAAGATCAATGAGATTAATAAGCGGCGTTTGTTGATCTCTTCTCCGATAACTTCGGCACCAATACCTTTTTTACGCTTGATTTCAAGATTGTATTGGAGGAACCAATCATCGATTCGTTCCAAATCCTGACTGACTGTGCTCGGTGCTACATACATCGCATGTGCAATCGCTTGTAATTTGACCATTTCGTTCTCTTGCAGTAGCCGATATGCCAGTTCGACTTGGCGATCCTCTGCAGTTGGTAATTGTTTATGTGACAACAATAATTGTTCCCGCAATTCATGTTTGGCTTCATCCGTTCCTTCAATCAATAATCCTCTGCCACGGACGTATGTCAGACGTAAGTCGTGCCCTTCCAAAGACTGGGCAAGACGATCTCGTTCCCGCTGAACCGTTCGTTCCGAGGTCTCGAGCGTTTCAGCAATTTCTTGTATTTGAACGGGTTCCTCACGTGTTAGGAGGAAAAATAAGATATCGTGTTCTCGTGGTGTGAACTCAGTCATTTTGCCTCACTCTTTTCTGCCAAGATTCGAGGACGACATCGTATGCAACCGGGTCAAGAATCTGGTCAACTGGATGGACGTGACATTGGACTTTCCAGACGTGACGATGAATGAGCTGTGTTTCTCCAACAATAAAACATGCCTGGTCAGGGAGTTCATTGATTCGACATGTTTTGACGTACGCTGAGATACCACGCTCACATAAACGCTTTCTCAAAATTGCAGCCCTCATGATACTACTCGCCATACCACTCTCGCATACGAAATAGATGATTTCTGAATCCATCTGTCACTCCTCCTCTTCATTTTATAAGAATAGCAGAAATATTTTCGGTGTTTCATCCCTAAACGACGTCAATAGTTATTTTTGAATTGACATTTAAGTTAGACAAATACAAAAAAGCCTGGATTTCTGAAGTTACCAGAAAATCCAGACTATATAATTCAGCCAGTTTGTTGCATCGTTCTTAAATATTGCCCGACCGCTTCTGCGACTTCACGACCCTCGCGAATCGCCCAAACGATGAGTGATTGCCCACGTCTTGCATCACCTGCAGCAAATACGCCTGGACGGTTCGTCGCGTAACGCGTCGTCTTGATTTTCCCGCGCTCCGATGCAACCGCTAAATGCTCGAGCACGTTTTCTTCCACCCCACTGAACCCGATAGCAATCCAGACTTGATCGACTGGGAAGTAACGATCGCTCCCTTCGACTTCCCCAAAAATCACCTCACCCGATTCATTTGTTGTTTTCGTTGTCTGAATCGTCCAGACACCGGTGACTTGACCAGATTCACTCGTCGTAAACCGCTTGATGGCGATCAAGTATTCACGTGGATCCCGACCGAACTGTTGCAATGCCTCCGCATAGCCATAATCAATCGAATAGAGTAACGGTGTGTCCGGCCACATGTTTCCGGTTGCACGTGTCGTGCCCGGTTGTTCATGTTTACCGAATTGGACAACGGAGCGACACCGTTGTCGAAGCGCTGTTGCTACACAGTCTGCTCCTGTATCGCCCCCACCAATGACGAGAATATCTTTATCTCTTGCGTCATGATCAGGAGACAACGGTTCTTGCGAGAGCACGTGACGCGTCACGCCAGTCAGATAATCCATCGCATAACCGACTCCTCGCGTTGGTGCTTCTGTTAATTTGCGAGGTTCCGTCGCACCGACACACAAGATGACAGCGTCATATTCTGCTTCAAGTGTCGCTAACGTAATGTCTGTGCCAATCGTGACATTCGTCCGAAAGCGAATCCCTTCAGCTTCTAATAAATCAACACGTCGTTGTACGACTTTTTTATCAAGTTTCATCGCTGGTATTCCATACGTTAATAATCCACCGACACGGTCTTCCCGTTCAAAGACAGTGACCTGGTGCCCGGCTTGATTCAGCTGATCAGCAGCTGCAAGACCAGCAGGACCCGAGCCGACAATGGCAACGGAATGTGTCGAACGTATCGTTGGGATTCGAGGCACGACCCATCCTTTTTCAAACCCGATGTCAATGATCGACCGTTCGATATCCTTGATTGCAACTGCAGGTTCATGAATCGATAACGTACACGACCCTTCGCATGGTGCCGGGCAGACGCGACCTGTGAATTCAGGAAAATTGTTTGTCTCAAGCAATCGATCGAGTGCTTCTTGAAAACGTCCTTCCTCTACAAGTAAGTTCCATTCCGGAATCAGGTTATAGACTGGACAACCAATCTTCACTTGATCAAACACTTCTCCTACATGGCAAAACGGTGTGCCGCAGTCCATACACCGACTGGCTTGTTGACTCGCTTCCGCTTCCGTCAAAGCTGTCTTGTATTCGTTAAAGTCACTCACTCGTTCGCTTGGATGTCGTTCCGTACCGCTCGAACGAGCGACTGTCATGAATTGATCGCGTCGTTTCATCGTACCCCTCCTGTTCTTCGTCCAAGATGTGTCTCGAATGCGAGCAACATTGCTTCTTCGGTGTTGTGTCCCTGTTTTGCGAAATCAGCCATCAGTGTCGTGACTTTTTCATATGTCGATGGGATGACACGGATGAACGAATGAATGACATGATCCCAGTTCGCAAGAATCGCATCGCCTTGTTCACTTCCGGTTCGTGCGACATGACGCTCAATGAACGTCTTCAGTCGTGTAATCTCTTCGACATTCGTAACAGGTCCTGTCGTGACGAGTTCACGGTTGACGCGTTGCAAAAATTGTTCGGGATTGCGCGGTAACACATACGCGACACCACCAGACATCCCGGCTGCAAAGTTTTTTCCGACATCGCCAAGGACGACGACCGAACCACCTGTCATATACTCAAGTCCATGGTTTCCGATTCCTTCAACAACGGCGACGGCTCCACTGTTTCGAACAGCAAAGCGCTCACCCGCCTGTCCATTGACATACAGCTCACCACTTGTCGCCCCGTAGAGGGCAACGTTCCCGATAATAGACTGATCGGACGAGACGAATGGAATCGTTCGTGGTGGATGAACGGCTACGATCCCGCCGGACAATCCTTTTCCAACGTAATCGTTCGCTTCTCCTGTGACATCAATCGTCATTCCACGCGGTACATACGCCCCAAGACTCTGACCGGCAGAACCAGTCAATTCGAGCTTCAGACGATCCGTCGGCAGACCGAGTGCGCCAAAACGTCGGGTTAGCATCGCACCGGTTTGTGTTCCGATTGCACGATCCGTATTTTGAACAGCTAATCGAATCGTCTGTGGATGAGTAAAATCTGCTGCTTCTAAATAAGGTGCAACTTCACGTGCGTCGAAGGAACGGTCGACATGATGATGCTGTTGTTCTGCCGGACCATGCGAGACATGAACGAGGAGGCGTGAGAAGTCAAGACTCTTCGCTTTCCAGTGCGTCCGTTGTCGTTCTGACGGTTCGAGTAAATCCGTCCGACCAACAAGATCCTGTAGACGTCGCACACCAAGCTGCGCTAAATGTTCGCGTACTTCCTCCGCTATGAACGTCATGAAGTGGACGACGTCATCAGCAGATCCCGTAAATTTTTTTCGGAGCTCCGGGTCTTGTGTCGCAACACCAACCGGACACGTATCAAGATGACAAGCACGCATCATGATACATCCGACAGCGATGAGTGGTGCTGTCGCGAAACCATATTCGTTTGCACCTAACATTGCTGCTAAGATGACATCCCGTCCGGTCAACAGTTTTCCGTCTGTCTCGAGTACGACACGTTCTCGTAAGCCGTTTAATGTCAACGTTTGATGCGTCTCTGCAAGTCCAAGTTCCCACGGTAGACCCGCATGTTGAATGCTTGTCTTTGGCGAAGCACCCGTGCC contains:
- a CDS encoding BglG family transcription antiterminator — translated: MTEFTPREHDILFFLLTREEPVQIQEIAETLETSERTVQRERDRLAQSLEGHDLRLTYVRGRGLLIEGTDEAKHELREQLLLSHKQLPTAEDRQVELAYRLLQENEMVKLQAIAHAMYVAPSTVSQDLERIDDWFLQYNLEIKRKKGIGAEVIGEEINKRRLLISLIFTQWDVLAFYRLLQGDAGQLPHLLRMNRTSWLEMINQAYAVIAPLTKEGRLNDRQIMRATLSLALQALRKDQFPMTYELKAYPVEILNWVERVEQRLPDPLSIAERQWLSEELRTFFQSDEGDTEELVTRLRVKRLIEQVSLLYGTNFTKDHALERGLVSHIQSYTRQNSVNPSYVIKQIEREYPRLFDAVKQAALSIFTDATFEDVDLAFWVMHFGAVLSKPTPKLPYRVLVVCSAGLGSSKLLMNRLRQEFAELEHIDNSSLFGIERLPIESYDFVLSTVPLPDIRPPHLLVNPLLPQDEVERIRKLILALPKSFQPAPRQHKSEWLDLEQLQRLVTSAIQVTNGFKMDRLERVDEGIESLLFEISTRMVEQGLAKSAVALSAQLLRRHEMSGLGIPGTRLALFHGRDTTIQQGGFLIFELPEPIDLLGMDQQLQSVERLLVLVAPEETSNELLELLSSISAAIIESPEQMDQFEFGEEQTIRSLLNQTFRTVIDQVLGHS
- a CDS encoding glutamate synthase subunit beta, translated to MKRRDQFMTVARSSGTERHPSERVSDFNEYKTALTEAEASQQASRCMDCGTPFCHVGEVFDQVKIGCPVYNLIPEWNLLVEEGRFQEALDRLLETNNFPEFTGRVCPAPCEGSCTLSIHEPAVAIKDIERSIIDIGFEKGWVVPRIPTIRSTHSVAIVGSGPAGLAAADQLNQAGHQVTVFEREDRVGGLLTYGIPAMKLDKKVVQRRVDLLEAEGIRFRTNVTIGTDITLATLEAEYDAVILCVGATEPRKLTEAPTRGVGYAMDYLTGVTRHVLSQEPLSPDHDARDKDILVIGGGDTGADCVATALRQRCRSVVQFGKHEQPGTTRATGNMWPDTPLLYSIDYGYAEALQQFGRDPREYLIAIKRFTTSESGQVTGVWTIQTTKTTNESGEVIFGEVEGSDRYFPVDQVWIAIGFSGVEENVLEHLAVASERGKIKTTRYATNRPGVFAAGDARRGQSLIVWAIREGREVAEAVGQYLRTMQQTG